One Sodalis praecaptivus DNA segment encodes these proteins:
- a CDS encoding efflux transporter outer membrane subunit, with product MNDLHRALKLLPLALALTLAGCSVGPDYHRPATEVPLQFKEAQGWTRATPQDQLSKGEWWAVYRDPVLSDLLRQVQISNQNVAQYQALYRQALALARESRADLYPSVTGTASSTRSGNSSTTSNSHSATASASWELDLWGKLRRTLEENRASAQASEAELANITLSAQSTLAQDYFQLRVMDQQLALYQQSITAYERYVRIINNKYQAGSEGRDTLAQAQTTLESARASALDVQWQRAQLEHAIAVLMGKPPSAFSLPAAPLIAAMPAIPPSLPSQLLQRRPDIAYAERNVAAANAAIGVAKAAYYPDLTLSASGGFTSAALHNLLSLPNRTWSLGPELSGTLLDFGATKAQVEQAEASYDASVASYRQTVLAGFQEVEDYLVQLRTLESEIAARQRAAQAAQESARVTYNQYEAGMIDYLDVATTQNTSLSQQQSLLSLQSTQWVTSVQLIVALGGGWQAPEDAAAP from the coding sequence ATGAATGATTTACACCGCGCACTGAAGTTACTCCCCCTGGCGCTGGCCCTGACGCTGGCGGGCTGTAGCGTGGGACCGGACTATCACCGGCCCGCGACGGAAGTGCCGTTGCAGTTTAAAGAAGCCCAGGGTTGGACCCGGGCAACGCCGCAGGATCAGCTCAGCAAAGGCGAATGGTGGGCGGTGTATCGGGATCCGGTCCTGTCCGACCTGCTACGCCAAGTGCAAATTTCCAATCAAAACGTCGCGCAATATCAGGCACTGTATCGCCAGGCGCTGGCGCTGGCGCGGGAATCGCGCGCCGATCTTTATCCCAGCGTCACCGGTACGGCCTCCAGCACCCGGTCGGGCAACAGCAGCACGACCAGCAATAGCCATAGCGCCACCGCCAGCGCCAGTTGGGAACTGGATCTGTGGGGCAAGCTGCGCCGCACGCTGGAAGAAAATCGCGCTAGCGCCCAGGCAAGCGAGGCGGAATTGGCCAATATCACCCTCAGCGCGCAATCAACGCTGGCACAGGACTACTTCCAACTGCGGGTGATGGATCAGCAACTGGCGCTGTATCAGCAAAGCATTACCGCTTATGAGCGCTACGTACGCATCATCAATAATAAATATCAGGCCGGCAGCGAAGGGCGCGATACCTTGGCGCAGGCGCAAACGACCCTTGAGAGCGCCCGCGCCTCGGCGCTCGATGTGCAATGGCAGCGCGCCCAGTTGGAGCATGCAATCGCGGTGTTAATGGGCAAACCGCCGTCGGCGTTCAGCCTGCCCGCCGCGCCCCTTATCGCCGCCATGCCTGCGATTCCGCCATCGCTGCCGTCGCAGTTATTGCAGCGCCGTCCCGATATCGCCTATGCCGAACGCAACGTGGCGGCCGCCAACGCCGCAATCGGCGTCGCCAAAGCGGCCTATTATCCCGATTTGACCCTCAGCGCCAGCGGGGGCTTCACCAGTGCCGCGCTGCACAATCTGCTGTCGCTGCCCAATCGGACCTGGTCGCTGGGGCCGGAATTAAGCGGCACCCTACTGGATTTCGGGGCCACCAAAGCGCAGGTGGAACAAGCGGAGGCCAGCTATGACGCGAGCGTCGCCAGCTATCGCCAAACGGTGCTGGCGGGGTTCCAGGAAGTGGAGGATTATTTGGTGCAGTTGCGCACCCTAGAGAGCGAAATCGCGGCCCGGCAGCGGGCGGCGCAGGCCGCGCAGGAATCGGCACGGGTCACGTATAATCAGTATGAAGCGGGGATGATTGATTACCTCGATGTCGCCACTACGCAAAACACCAGTCTTTCTCAGCAGCAGAGTCTGTTATCGCTGCAAAGCACGCAGTGGGTGACCAGCGTTCAACTGATCGTTGCCCTCGGCGGCGGCTGGCAGGCGCCGGAAGACGCCGCGGCGCCCTAG
- a CDS encoding lysylphosphatidylglycerol synthase domain-containing protein: protein MSRSSSYQRHGSRRGDDAKRGWLTWGKRVVTWLFLIAVIVLMVVYAGKVDWDDVLHALKNYSPGAMLAAIGLVVVSYLIYGVYDLIGRAYCGHKLAKHQVMLVSFICYAFTLTLSTWVGGIGMRYRLYSRLGLSNSAITRVFTLSIATNWLGYILLAGLVCAFGVIKLPASWGIGEVALRLIGVGLLVFILAYLGLCAFSKRRRWTVRGQKLVLPSLRMAVAQLGVSVANWIVMAGIIYILLNDKVGFPLVLGVLLVSSIAGVIIHIPAGIGVLEAVFVAMLHGQSISHGTIIAALLAYRALYFIAPLLLAIVLYLGLESRAKALRAKNERDLQQQAPDGDEAPPA, encoded by the coding sequence ATGAGCCGCTCCTCCTCCTACCAGCGTCACGGCAGCCGGCGCGGCGACGACGCTAAGCGCGGTTGGCTGACCTGGGGCAAAAGAGTCGTTACCTGGCTGTTTTTAATCGCCGTGATCGTATTGATGGTGGTGTATGCCGGCAAGGTGGACTGGGACGACGTGCTGCATGCGCTGAAGAATTATAGCCCCGGCGCCATGCTGGCGGCGATTGGTTTAGTGGTGGTGAGTTACCTGATTTATGGCGTTTACGACCTGATCGGGCGCGCTTACTGCGGCCACAAACTGGCCAAGCACCAGGTGATGCTGGTGTCGTTCATTTGCTATGCCTTTACCCTCACGCTCAGTACCTGGGTGGGCGGTATCGGCATGCGCTACCGGCTGTATTCGCGGCTGGGGCTGTCCAATAGCGCCATTACTCGCGTTTTTACCCTGAGTATCGCCACCAACTGGCTGGGATATATCCTGCTGGCCGGGCTGGTGTGCGCTTTTGGCGTTATCAAGCTACCGGCCAGCTGGGGTATCGGCGAAGTGGCGCTGCGGCTAATCGGCGTCGGACTGCTGGTATTTATCCTGGCGTATCTGGGCTTGTGCGCCTTCTCCAAGCGCCGCCGCTGGACGGTTCGCGGGCAAAAACTGGTGCTGCCGTCGTTACGTATGGCGGTAGCGCAACTGGGGGTGTCCGTTGCTAATTGGATCGTCATGGCGGGCATCATTTATATTTTGCTGAACGACAAAGTGGGCTTCCCGCTGGTGCTGGGCGTATTGCTGGTAAGCAGTATTGCCGGGGTGATTATCCATATTCCGGCCGGGATTGGCGTGCTGGAAGCGGTATTTGTCGCCATGCTGCACGGCCAGTCTATCTCCCATGGCACGATTATCGCCGCGCTGCTTGCCTACCGCGCCCTCTATTTTATCGCACCGCTGCTGCTGGCGATTGTGCTTTACCTCGGGTTGGAAAGCCGCGCGAAGGCCTTGCGTGCCAAAAACGAGCGCGACCTGCAACAGCAAGCGCCGGACGGTGACGAAGCGCCGCCGGCGTAG
- a CDS encoding efflux RND transporter permease subunit: protein MNISRLFIFRPVATLLLTLAILLLGLLGYRLLPVAPLPQVDFPTIMVSASLSGASPETMAATVATPLERSLGQIAGVTEMTSSSSTGSTRIILQFELDRDINGAARDVQAAINAARSLLPSSMPSLPTYRKANPSDAPIVMLALTSNTRASGELYDLASSTIQQKIAQVQGVGQVSLLGSALPAVRIDLQPQMLNHLGISLDTVRSAIANSTTNLPKGMLQGATTSFVVDGNGQLDKARDYRSLIITYINGTAIRLSDVATVTDSVEDKYNIGFYNQTPSVMIGVTRQAGANMLETIDAINAALPALQAELPGDVELHKVVDRSPTIRASLYDTEETLLIAIFLVIAVVFIFLRNLQAVIIPALALPVSLIGTCAVMYLLDYSLDNLSLMALIICTGFVVDDAIVVLENITRYIEEGLGPVRASIKGAQEVGFTVLAMTLSLVAVFIPILLMGSIVGRLFREFAVTLTVSLLISMVVSLSLTPMLCSRLLRRKPPVSKRPNRLYLLIESGLARLLAGYALALGWVMRHQRLTLFSLVLTIMLNLFLYGVVQKGFFPNQDTGLLMGMVRADQNISFQAMKPKVEAIAKLIQQDSAVDGVMSSIGGGAFGSRNSGTFFVRLKDYDKRSDSATVVANRLTNKFRNEAGMQLFLMAAQDLHIGGRSANASYQYSLQADDLNLLRVWTPKVKAALEKLPELTSVDADSENGGQEIMLNIDRDKATRLGVNADMLDAMLNNSFSQRQVATIYKTLNQYHVIMGLNEAYTGDAEVLKKLFVVNDNGESIPLSAFITFSSANAALSVAHQGQSATSTVAFNLADGVSLEQAQAAIKDAMVKIALPSTIQAGFQGTAKAFAALAASMPWLILAALAAVYIVLGVLYESYIHPLTILSTLPSAGLGALLLMLVTGTQLTVIALIGILLLIGIVKKNAIMMIDFALAAERNQGLTPQQAITQACLMRFRPIMMTTLAAFFGALPLALGSGGDADLRSPLGMAIAGGLALSQLLTLFTTPVVYLYLDRLSRNSQRAWHRLRKTGTA, encoded by the coding sequence ATGAATATCTCGCGGCTGTTCATCTTCCGGCCGGTGGCGACGCTGCTGCTCACGCTGGCCATTTTGCTGCTTGGCCTACTGGGCTACCGGCTGTTGCCGGTGGCGCCGCTACCGCAGGTGGATTTTCCCACCATCATGGTCAGCGCCAGCCTGTCGGGCGCCAGCCCGGAAACCATGGCGGCCACCGTGGCCACGCCGCTGGAACGATCGCTGGGCCAGATTGCCGGCGTCACCGAGATGACCTCCAGCAGCAGCACGGGATCGACCCGGATTATTTTGCAGTTTGAGCTCGACCGCGATATCAATGGCGCCGCCCGCGATGTGCAGGCGGCCATCAATGCCGCGCGCAGCTTGCTGCCGAGCAGCATGCCGTCGTTGCCCACTTACCGCAAAGCCAATCCGTCCGATGCGCCCATCGTCATGCTGGCCCTGACCTCCAACACCCGCGCCAGCGGCGAGCTCTACGATCTGGCCTCAAGCACCATTCAGCAGAAAATCGCCCAGGTGCAGGGGGTCGGTCAGGTGTCGCTACTCGGCAGCGCGCTCCCGGCGGTGCGTATCGATTTGCAGCCGCAAATGCTAAACCATCTGGGGATTTCACTCGATACGGTGCGCAGCGCCATCGCCAATAGCACCACCAATTTACCCAAAGGCATGTTGCAGGGTGCAACTACCTCGTTTGTGGTGGACGGTAACGGCCAGTTGGACAAGGCGCGGGATTATCGGTCGCTGATTATCACCTATATCAACGGCACCGCCATCCGTTTAAGCGATGTCGCCACCGTCACCGATTCGGTGGAAGATAAATACAACATCGGCTTTTATAATCAAACCCCGTCGGTGATGATCGGCGTCACCCGCCAGGCCGGCGCGAATATGCTGGAAACCATTGATGCCATCAACGCCGCGCTGCCGGCGCTACAGGCAGAGCTGCCCGGCGATGTCGAGCTGCATAAGGTCGTGGACCGCTCCCCCACCATCCGCGCCTCGCTGTACGACACCGAGGAGACGCTGCTGATTGCGATTTTCCTGGTGATCGCCGTGGTGTTTATTTTCCTGCGCAATCTGCAGGCGGTGATTATTCCGGCGCTGGCGCTGCCGGTGTCGCTCATCGGTACCTGCGCGGTTATGTATTTGCTGGATTACAGTCTGGACAACCTGTCGTTGATGGCGCTGATTATCTGCACCGGCTTTGTGGTGGATGACGCCATTGTGGTTCTGGAAAACATCACCCGCTATATCGAAGAAGGCCTGGGGCCGGTGCGCGCTTCGATTAAGGGTGCGCAGGAAGTCGGTTTTACGGTCCTGGCGATGACGCTGTCGCTGGTGGCGGTGTTCATTCCCATTCTGCTGATGGGCAGTATCGTCGGCCGGCTGTTTCGGGAATTCGCCGTTACGCTCACCGTCTCGCTGCTGATTTCGATGGTGGTGTCACTGAGCCTGACGCCGATGCTGTGTTCGCGTCTGCTGCGGCGCAAACCGCCGGTGAGCAAACGCCCCAACCGGTTGTATTTGCTGATCGAGAGCGGGCTGGCCAGGCTTTTGGCGGGATATGCCCTGGCACTGGGGTGGGTGATGCGTCACCAAAGGCTAACGCTCTTTAGCCTGGTGCTGACTATCATGCTGAATCTTTTTTTATACGGCGTGGTGCAAAAAGGTTTCTTCCCCAATCAGGATACCGGCCTGCTAATGGGGATGGTGCGCGCCGATCAAAACATCTCTTTCCAGGCGATGAAGCCCAAAGTCGAGGCGATAGCCAAACTCATCCAGCAGGACTCGGCGGTGGACGGCGTGATGTCATCCATCGGCGGCGGCGCTTTCGGATCACGCAATAGCGGTACATTTTTCGTGCGCCTGAAGGATTATGACAAACGCAGCGATAGCGCAACCGTGGTGGCGAACCGGCTGACCAATAAATTCCGCAATGAGGCAGGCATGCAGCTGTTTCTCATGGCGGCGCAGGATCTTCATATCGGCGGACGCAGCGCCAACGCCTCTTATCAATACAGCCTGCAGGCCGATGATCTTAATCTGTTGCGCGTCTGGACGCCGAAAGTGAAGGCGGCGCTGGAAAAGCTCCCCGAGCTGACCAGCGTGGACGCCGACAGCGAAAACGGCGGCCAAGAGATCATGTTAAACATCGACCGCGACAAAGCCACCCGGCTGGGCGTGAATGCCGACATGCTCGACGCGATGCTCAATAACTCCTTCAGCCAGCGCCAGGTGGCGACAATATACAAAACCCTGAATCAATATCATGTGATTATGGGACTTAACGAAGCCTATACCGGCGATGCCGAAGTATTGAAAAAACTGTTTGTGGTGAACGACAACGGCGAATCGATCCCGTTATCGGCGTTCATTACTTTTAGCAGCGCCAATGCGGCGTTGTCGGTGGCGCATCAGGGGCAATCCGCCACCAGTACCGTCGCCTTTAACCTGGCCGATGGCGTGTCGCTGGAGCAGGCGCAGGCGGCGATTAAGGACGCGATGGTGAAGATCGCCCTGCCCAGCACCATCCAGGCCGGCTTCCAGGGAACCGCCAAGGCGTTTGCCGCGCTGGCCGCGTCAATGCCCTGGCTTATCCTGGCGGCGCTGGCGGCGGTCTATATTGTGCTCGGCGTATTGTATGAAAGCTATATTCATCCGCTGACGATATTATCCACCCTGCCCTCGGCCGGTCTGGGGGCGCTGTTGCTGATGCTGGTCACGGGCACCCAGTTGACGGTGATCGCCTTGATCGGCATCTTGTTGCTGATAGGGATTGTGAAAAAGAACGCCATCATGATGATCGATTTTGCCCTGGCGGCCGAACGCAATCAGGGGCTCACGCCGCAGCAGGCCATCACCCAGGCCTGTCTGATGCGGTTCCGGCCGATTATGATGACCACGCTGGCGGCCTTTTTTGGCGCGCTGCCGCTGGCGCTCGGCAGCGGCGGCGACGCGGATCTGCGCAGCCCGCTAGGGATGGCCATCGCCGGCGGGCTGGCCTTGAGTCAGCTGTTGACGCTGTTTACAACGCCGGTGGTTTATCTCTACCTCGATCGTCTTAGCCGCAATAGTCAGCGCGCCTGGCATCGCTTGCGTAAAACCGGCACGGCATGA
- a CDS encoding TetR/AcrR family transcriptional regulator, which translates to MSDHQAACVKKGRGRPKQFDRETALDQALQLFWRHGYEATSLADLVEATGAKAPTLYAEFGNKEGLFRAAAERYVTKFAEKGKALLARPGLSVTQAIEDFYRAAAAMFTDKSLPSGCFIICTSAALAASSDEVAQILRSRHHLQEHTLLDFLLTRQQQGELPASTDCAGLAKYLACTLQGMSVQARDGASEDDLNGIVSTLMAVWPTLSQTCRHMSGAQAATAEHA; encoded by the coding sequence ATGAGCGACCATCAAGCCGCCTGTGTCAAAAAGGGGCGCGGGCGTCCGAAACAATTCGACCGTGAAACCGCCCTGGACCAAGCACTGCAACTGTTTTGGCGCCATGGCTATGAAGCGACTTCCCTTGCCGATCTGGTCGAGGCCACGGGGGCCAAGGCGCCCACGCTGTACGCTGAGTTTGGCAATAAAGAAGGGTTATTCCGTGCCGCGGCGGAGCGTTACGTAACCAAGTTCGCCGAAAAGGGTAAAGCCCTGCTGGCGCGCCCCGGTCTTTCCGTCACGCAAGCCATTGAAGACTTTTACCGCGCCGCCGCGGCGATGTTTACCGATAAAAGTTTACCGTCCGGTTGCTTTATCATTTGTACCTCGGCAGCGCTGGCCGCGTCGTCGGATGAAGTGGCGCAGATCCTGCGCTCGCGCCACCATTTGCAAGAACACACGCTGCTGGATTTTCTGTTGACGCGGCAGCAGCAGGGGGAACTCCCGGCCAGCACCGACTGTGCGGGTCTGGCAAAATATCTCGCCTGCACGCTGCAGGGGATGTCGGTTCAGGCGCGAGACGGCGCCAGCGAAGACGATCTCAACGGCATTGTCAGCACGCTGATGGCGGTCTGGCCGACGTTAAGCCAAACCTGCCGGCATATGAGCGGCGCGCAAGCGGCCACGGCCGAACACGCCTGA
- the clsB gene encoding cardiolipin synthase ClsB: protein MNMEWREGNRIKLLENGEAFFPRLHERIHAAEKEVLLETFILFEDKVGRELQQVLIAAAQRGVRVELTVDGYGSPDLSDDFVAAMTGAGVRFRYYDPRPAFMGMRTNLFRRLHRKIVVVDAHLAFVGGINFSHEHLSDYGPQAKQDYAVEIEGPVVEDIHRYCLRALYKRDEQRNWWGRRSRPPAPNRRPGDAQALFVYRDNDEHATDIEQHYLEMLRSAKRDVIIANAYFFPGYRLLKEMRNAARRGVNVVLIVQGEPDMPIVQVGARMLYHYLVPEGVKIYEYCRRPLHAKVALKDDAWATVGSSNLDPLSLALNLEANVIIHDRAFNRELRDNLDRLIANDCQWVDESKVPRQTYWHLAKSVLVFHFLRHFPAWVGWLPAHTPKLALVPAPVQPEMETQDRTDTENGSVKP from the coding sequence ATGAACATGGAGTGGCGCGAAGGCAATCGCATTAAGCTTCTGGAAAACGGCGAAGCGTTTTTTCCGCGCCTGCACGAGCGAATTCACGCCGCCGAAAAAGAAGTGCTGCTGGAAACCTTTATCCTGTTCGAGGATAAAGTCGGCCGCGAACTGCAACAGGTGCTGATTGCCGCTGCGCAGCGCGGCGTGCGCGTGGAATTGACGGTGGACGGTTACGGCTCGCCCGACCTTTCCGACGATTTCGTCGCTGCGATGACCGGCGCCGGCGTCCGTTTTCGCTACTACGATCCCCGACCGGCGTTTATGGGAATGCGCACCAATCTCTTTCGCCGCCTGCACCGTAAAATCGTGGTGGTGGATGCCCATTTGGCGTTCGTCGGCGGCATCAACTTTTCCCATGAGCACTTAAGCGATTATGGCCCGCAGGCCAAACAGGACTATGCGGTGGAGATTGAGGGACCGGTGGTAGAGGATATCCACCGCTACTGCCTGCGTGCCTTGTATAAACGCGACGAGCAGCGCAATTGGTGGGGACGTCGCTCCCGCCCGCCGGCCCCTAACCGCCGGCCCGGTGATGCCCAGGCGCTGTTCGTTTATCGTGATAACGATGAGCATGCAACCGATATCGAGCAGCATTATCTGGAAATGCTGCGCAGCGCCAAGCGCGATGTGATTATCGCCAACGCCTATTTTTTCCCCGGCTATCGCCTGCTAAAAGAGATGCGCAACGCCGCCCGGCGCGGCGTCAATGTTGTACTGATCGTGCAGGGTGAACCGGACATGCCGATAGTCCAGGTGGGCGCGCGCATGCTGTATCACTACCTGGTGCCGGAAGGGGTGAAAATTTATGAATACTGCCGTCGGCCGCTGCATGCCAAAGTGGCGCTGAAAGATGACGCCTGGGCGACCGTGGGATCGAGCAATCTCGACCCATTGAGTCTGGCGCTCAATCTAGAAGCCAACGTCATTATTCACGATCGCGCCTTTAACCGCGAGCTGCGGGATAACCTTGACCGACTTATCGCCAACGACTGCCAATGGGTGGATGAAAGCAAAGTGCCGCGACAGACCTATTGGCATTTAGCGAAAAGCGTGCTGGTGTTTCATTTTCTGCGCCACTTTCCGGCATGGGTCGGCTGGCTGCCGGCGCACACGCCGAAGCTGGCGCTGGTGCCCGCGCCGGTGCAGCCGGAAATGGAAACGCAAGATCGTACCGATACGGAAAATGGGAGCGTGAAACCATGA
- a CDS encoding PhzF family phenazine biosynthesis protein: MSELRRFKQVDVFSAVPLNGNPLAVVMDADGLSDDQMLAIARWTNLSETTFVLPPSEPQADYQVKIYSPAGELPFAGHPTLGTAHALLENGFKPKLPGHLVQQCGIGNVTIAIARDGMLAFEAPKATMTPLSAQSYGLLAAAAGGEPSTGKGAPTVVDMGIRWLMVEVSSADVCLALQPQVTALAELLAQCGATGVAFYGRHAPAGDVDFEMRAFIIEHGCLVEDPVTGSANACLARLLPQRDFAGNPAFAESYRVRQGTCRQRDGRVFVDYLRAEPWIGGYSATLIEGNITL, from the coding sequence ATGAGTGAATTACGACGTTTCAAACAAGTCGATGTTTTTTCCGCGGTGCCGCTCAATGGCAACCCGCTGGCGGTCGTAATGGATGCGGATGGCCTGTCTGATGACCAGATGTTGGCTATCGCCCGTTGGACTAATCTGTCAGAAACCACCTTTGTACTGCCGCCCTCAGAGCCACAGGCCGATTATCAGGTGAAAATCTATTCGCCAGCCGGTGAATTGCCTTTTGCCGGCCATCCCACCCTGGGTACCGCTCATGCACTGCTGGAAAACGGCTTTAAACCGAAACTCCCCGGTCATCTGGTGCAGCAGTGCGGCATCGGTAACGTCACAATTGCTATCGCCCGTGACGGTATGCTGGCTTTCGAGGCGCCCAAGGCGACAATGACGCCGCTTTCCGCACAGAGTTATGGATTGTTGGCCGCGGCCGCCGGAGGAGAACCTTCGACGGGCAAGGGGGCGCCAACGGTGGTGGATATGGGCATTCGCTGGTTAATGGTCGAGGTGTCCAGCGCCGACGTCTGCTTAGCGCTGCAACCGCAAGTTACCGCGCTGGCCGAGCTGCTGGCGCAGTGCGGCGCCACCGGCGTTGCCTTTTATGGTCGGCATGCCCCGGCGGGCGATGTCGATTTTGAAATGCGGGCATTTATCATCGAGCACGGCTGCCTGGTGGAAGATCCCGTCACCGGCAGCGCCAACGCTTGTCTTGCGCGGCTGCTGCCGCAGCGTGACTTTGCCGGCAATCCAGCGTTCGCCGAAAGTTATCGGGTACGTCAAGGCACCTGCAGGCAGCGCGACGGGCGGGTGTTTGTGGATTACCTGCGGGCCGAACCCTGGATTGGCGGCTATTCCGCGACGTTAATCGAGGGAAACATCACGCTTTAA